In the genome of Nocardioides palaemonis, the window CCGATCGAGCTGCGGCTGCTCGAGATCGAGCCGGCCCTCAAGGCGCTCGAGGGCGTCGTGATGGAGCTCGACGACTGCGCCTTCCCGAACCTCGCCGGGGTCGAGATCGGCGCGGACGCCGAGAAGATCTTCGACGGTGTCAACCTCGCCCTCCTCGTCGGCGCGCGGCCGCGCGGCCCGGGCATGGAGCGCGGCGACCTGCTGTCGGCCAACGGCGCGATCTTCACCGCTCAGGGCAAGGCCCTCAACGCGGTCGCCGCCGACGACGTGCGCATCGGTGTCACGGGCAACCCGGCCAACACCAACGCCCTCATCGCGATGAGCAACGCCCCCGACATCCCGCGCGAGCGGTTCTCGGCGCTGACCCGCCTCGACCACAACCGCGCGATCTCGCAGCTGGCCGCGAAGACCGGCGCCGCGGTGACCGACATCAAGAAGATGACGATCTGGGGCAACCACTCCGCGACCCAGTACCCCGACCTGTTCCACGCCGAGGTCGGCGGCCGCAACGCCGCCGAGGTCGTGGGCGACCAGGCCTGGCTGGAGAACGACTTCATCCCGACCGTCGCCAAGCGCGGTGCCGCGATCATCGACGCCCGCGGCTCGTCCTCCGCCGCCTCGGCCGCCTCGGCCACGATCGACGCCGCCCGCGACTGGCTGTTCGGCTCGCCGGCCGACGACTGGGTCTCGATGGCCGTCGTCTCCCAGGGCGAGTACGGCGTCCCGGAGGGCCTGATCTCCTCGTTCCCCGTCACCACCTCCGGTGGCGACTGGTCGATCGTCGAGGGCCTCGAGATCGACGACTTCTCCCGCGCGCGCATCGACGCCTCGACCGCCGAGCTCGCCGACGAGCGCCAGGCGGTCACCGAGCTCGGCCTCATCTGAGCCGAGTCGAATCGCACCGAGCGGTGCGTGAGGAGGATTCCGTCACCCGGAAATCCTCCTCACGCACCGCTCGCGCGATTTCGGGAGTCTGCTGACTCGGCTCAGAACCCGGCCGGCTGGTCCGGGATCGAGCCGGCGAGGAAGACGAGCGCGCCACCGAGGACGGCGAGGACGACCGCGTCGAGCACCTTGTGGCGTACGGCGAGCATGCCGGCGTCGCGGCTGCGCAGCGCCAGCCGCACCAGCGCGGCGAAGAGCAGCGCGCCGCCCATCAGCCGGATCCCGGCGCGCCAGTCGCCGAGTCCCACGACGACCAGGGCGGCGCCGACCACGCCGAGGACGAGCAGGTAGAACGCGCCACCGATGGTCGAGGGGTAGCGGCGGGGGTCCTCGGGGTCGACCGGCTCCGCCGAGACCGGCTCCACCGACTCGGGCGGCTCGATCAGCGGCTCGGGCTCGGTCGGCTCGCGCTCGCTCATCCGGAGGACCGGGCGGACTTCTCGGCGATCTCGACGATGTTGGACAGCAGCATCGCGCGGGTCATCGGGCCGACCCCCTTGGGGTTGGGCGAGACCCAGCCCGCGACCTCCCAGACGTCGGGGTGGACGTCGCCGGTCACCTGGCCGTCGACGCGCGAGACACCGACGTCGAGGACGGCGGCGCCGGGCTTGACCATGTCGGCGGTGATGATCCCCGGCACGCCGGCGGCGGCCACCACGATGTCCGCCCCTCGGACGTGCGCGGCGAGGTCGCGGGTGCCGGTGTGGCACAGCGTGACGGTCGCATTCTCCGAGCGGCGGGTGAGCAGCAGCCCGAGCGGGCGCCCGACGGTGATGCCGCGTCCGACGACCACGACCTCGGCGCCGGCGATCTCCACGCCGTGGCGGCGCAGCAGCTCGATCGAGCCGACCGGCGTGCAGGGCAGCGGCCCGGGCTCACCGAGGACCAGCCTGCCGAGGTTGGTCGGGTGCAGGCCGTCGACGTCCTTGTCGGGGTCGACGCGCGAGAGCAGCGCGAACTCGTCGAGCCCGGTCGGCTGCTGGACGATGAAGCCGGTGCAGGCGTCGTCGGCGTTGAGCTCGTCGATCACCGCCTCCACCTCGGCCTGCGTGGCGGTGGCGGGCAGGTCGCGCCGGATCGAGGTGATGCCGATCTCCGCGCAGTCCTTGTGCTTCGCCCCGACGTACCAGTGCGAGCCCGGGTCGTCGCCCACCAGCACGGTGCCGAGCCCGGGGACCACCCCCTGCTCCTTGAGCGCGGCGACCCGCTGGGCGAGCTCTGCCTTGATGGTCCGCAGCGTGGCTGCGCCGTCGAGGGTCTGTGCCGTCACGTCGGTCATCCTAGGAGTAGGGATCAGTGGAAGAAGTGGCGCGCGCCGGTGAGGTACATCGTCACGCCGGCCGCCTCGCAGGCCGCCACGACCTCGGCGTCGCGCACCGAGCCGCCGGGCTGGACGATCGCCTTCACGCCGGCGTCGATGAGGATCTGCGGGCCGTCGGCGAAGGGGAAGAACGCGTCGGACGCGGCGACGGCGGACGACGCCCGCTCCCCCGCCCGCTCGACCGCGAGGCGGCAGGAGTCGACCCGGTTGACCTGGCCCATGCCGACACCGACCGACGCGCCGTCGGCGGCGAGCAGGATCGCGTTGGACTTCACCGCGCGGCACGCACGCCACGCGAAGGCGAGGTCGGCGAGCACCTCGTCGGAGGCGGGCTCGCCGGTGGCGAGCGTCCACGCCGACACGTCGTCGCCCTCGGCCGAGATCACGTCGCGCTGCTGCAGCAGCAGGCCGCCGGAGATGGAGCGGGTCTCGGTGCCACCGGCGGCGAGCGGCGGGCACTCCAGGACCCGGATGTTCTTCTTCGCCTGCAGCGCCTCGATCGCGCCGTCCTCGTAGCCCGGGGCGACGACCACCTCGGTGAAGATCTCGGCGACCTGCTCGGCCATCGCGACCGTGACCGGGACGTTGGTGGCGATCACGCCGCCGAAGGCGCTCACCGGGTCGCACTCGTGGGCCTTGCGGTGGGCGGTGGCGACGTCGTCGGCCACGGCGATGCCGCACGGGTTGGCGTGCTTGATGATCGCCACGGCCGGCCGGTCGAAGTCGTACGCGGCGCGGCGGGCGGCGTCGGCGTCGACGTAGTTGTTGTAGGACATCTCCTTGCCGTGGTGCTGCACGGCCTGGGCGAGGCCCGGGCCGCCGGGCAGGAAGCCGTTGCCGTAGAGCGCGGCCGACTGGTGCGGGTTCTCGCCGTAGCGCAGCACCGCCAGCTTGTCCCAGGTCGCGCCCATCCACGCCGGGAAGCCCGTGCCCTCGCTGGTGTCGGTGAGCGCGTTGCCCATCCACGAGGCGACGTGGACGTCGTAGGTCGCGGTGTGCACGAACGCCTCCGCGGCCAGGCGCTGGCGCTGGGCGAGCGTGAAGCCGCCCGCGGCGACCGCGGCGAGGACGTCGGCGTACGCCGCGGGAGACGTCACGATCGCGACGCTGGGGTGGTTCTTGGCGGCGGCGCGCACCATCGACGGGCCGCCGATGTCGATCTGCTCGACGCACTCGTCGGGGCTCGCGCCCGACATCACCGTCTGGGTGAAGGGGTAGAGGTTGCTCACCACCAGGTCGAACGGCTCGACGCCGAGCTCCTCGAGCTGGGCGACGTGGGAGTCGAGGCGGCGGTCGGCGAGGATGCCGGCGTGCACGCGGGGGTGCAGCG includes:
- a CDS encoding malate dehydrogenase, with amino-acid sequence MTSEPLKVAVTGAAGQIGYSLLFRLASGALAADRPIELRLLEIEPALKALEGVVMELDDCAFPNLAGVEIGADAEKIFDGVNLALLVGARPRGPGMERGDLLSANGAIFTAQGKALNAVAADDVRIGVTGNPANTNALIAMSNAPDIPRERFSALTRLDHNRAISQLAAKTGAAVTDIKKMTIWGNHSATQYPDLFHAEVGGRNAAEVVGDQAWLENDFIPTVAKRGAAIIDARGSSSAASAASATIDAARDWLFGSPADDWVSMAVVSQGEYGVPEGLISSFPVTTSGGDWSIVEGLEIDDFSRARIDASTAELADERQAVTELGLI
- a CDS encoding DUF3017 domain-containing protein — protein: MSEREPTEPEPLIEPPESVEPVSAEPVDPEDPRRYPSTIGGAFYLLVLGVVGAALVVVGLGDWRAGIRLMGGALLFAALVRLALRSRDAGMLAVRHKVLDAVVLAVLGGALVFLAGSIPDQPAGF
- a CDS encoding bifunctional methylenetetrahydrofolate dehydrogenase/methenyltetrahydrofolate cyclohydrolase; translation: MTAQTLDGAATLRTIKAELAQRVAALKEQGVVPGLGTVLVGDDPGSHWYVGAKHKDCAEIGITSIRRDLPATATQAEVEAVIDELNADDACTGFIVQQPTGLDEFALLSRVDPDKDVDGLHPTNLGRLVLGEPGPLPCTPVGSIELLRRHGVEIAGAEVVVVGRGITVGRPLGLLLTRRSENATVTLCHTGTRDLAAHVRGADIVVAAAGVPGIITADMVKPGAAVLDVGVSRVDGQVTGDVHPDVWEVAGWVSPNPKGVGPMTRAMLLSNIVEIAEKSARSSG
- the purH gene encoding bifunctional phosphoribosylaminoimidazolecarboxamide formyltransferase/IMP cyclohydrolase, whose product is MSSTAEHRIPIRRALVSVYDKAGLDDLVRGLHEAGVELVSTGGSAALIESLGLPVTKVEDLTGFPECLDGRVKTLHPRVHAGILADRRLDSHVAQLEELGVEPFDLVVSNLYPFTQTVMSGASPDECVEQIDIGGPSMVRAAAKNHPSVAIVTSPAAYADVLAAVAAGGFTLAQRQRLAAEAFVHTATYDVHVASWMGNALTDTSEGTGFPAWMGATWDKLAVLRYGENPHQSAALYGNGFLPGGPGLAQAVQHHGKEMSYNNYVDADAARRAAYDFDRPAVAIIKHANPCGIAVADDVATAHRKAHECDPVSAFGGVIATNVPVTVAMAEQVAEIFTEVVVAPGYEDGAIEALQAKKNIRVLECPPLAAGGTETRSISGGLLLQQRDVISAEGDDVSAWTLATGEPASDEVLADLAFAWRACRAVKSNAILLAADGASVGVGMGQVNRVDSCRLAVERAGERASSAVAASDAFFPFADGPQILIDAGVKAIVQPGGSVRDAEVVAACEAAGVTMYLTGARHFFH